A segment of the Trifolium pratense cultivar HEN17-A07 linkage group LG7, ARS_RC_1.1, whole genome shotgun sequence genome:
CTTTTTAAATGCATGGTAAATATTACTATAATAGAActtttttaagagaaaaataGGGATATGGATTTCAGAAGATCTTAATACCAGATTTGTTCTAGCAAAAGGTTGTCGAAACATAAAACCAACTGTGTGCGTGTGTTTCAacttaaattgaagaaatctattttggaattttttacTCTAAAAGCATTGGATTTAAAACTCAGTACCAAGTTTTCAATCTAgagaaaaaactattttttaagtttagaGGTAACATCAATCTTGAATTGCACTAACTAGACATATGTGTTTTCAATTCAACCATGTTTGACATATGCCAAAATCAGTTCTGATACTCTCTCTACCGTAAAACCAAATACACAGTAACCTAAGTTGGAAAATGATGTAGGAGCATCCATGAGACCATGAAAAAAAAGATGGCcaaattttgtcacatgtgagTATATGCAAGAAATGATGAATTTGGATTCAAAAAGTTTGCTAATCGATCTAAGTCTAGACCATGTTTAGTTTGAATATTCATCCGACTCAAGACATGCAAAAGATTTGGTATTATTACATAAACTTTGTAAAAAATAGTTTCAAAACATGAACAATTCAATCTTCTGTATGCAGCAAATGCAGTAGTTCTTTTGGCTGTATTGAGTAATGATTTGTGTTTGACTTTGTATATTAGATTCTGGCTTTGGTCAAATGTGGCACATCTTGTGCTATACATTGTTTcatcataaaattttaatttttttagagcCAGAAAATGAGTCCAATACAGCGGAATAAATACATGAAAGGTCATCAAATTAAAAAGCTTaacaaaaatgttttgtttttcgGCACATAAAGATGAAAACAAAGTATAGCAAAAGTTAAGACAAAGCAAGTTCTACCATATTGGCACAAGTAACATAGTTcacttcaaacaatctcaccTTGACTCTTCAGTTGAAATGTGATTCCAATATCTACGATCATCAATCCCTGTAATCCTTAACGCTTTGGAAGAAATTGCCATACAAACCCCACCAGTCCTCTTATCCAGCCAAATTTCCTAAACAAAAGCAACATTTTTTACAAGTAAACATCAAGCACTTGAAATCATGTCACGACATAATAGAGTCAAAATCCTCTATTATTTTTGggaaacttggtatccggcacAAGGACAGACTAATCCGGAAGACCAATTCAACCGTCCACTAACAGGAGGCCTAATTGAAACTAGAGTAAAGCTCTGTATAGGCTGACCTAACACTGGAATTGGCATCGTGAGGATACTACCTGAGACTTAGAGAGAAGCACACTCCTAGGTCTCAAGCCTACACTGCCAGACCAACCCCTAGGGTTAAGATTCACTACTTTTCTTTCCATTACGAAGTTTTTATATGAATAAAACACGCTTCTGTTTGAGTTTGGATTCTCTGCTGCAACCGCACAAACTACCTATTAGGTTTTTACATTGGGCCTAACTTATCATTGCAAAACTAGCTTGTAAGGTGAAAGATGTTTCTATTCATAAACTCTTTTCAAACTTTAGACTTTATCTCTTTTCACTGTGGAACTTTGGTTTTTCCCAATACTAGAAAAGATCCAAATAGTGTAGCCACTTGACAGAATTCAAAAAACCCTTTTatacaccaaaaataaaaatcatagtAATTAGTAGTAGATTTGAGAAATAAAAAGGATctttaaagaaattaaattagtgTATGTTTAGTATCATGGTGGGTATGTCAGAATTACGGTGATCTACTACGATTTTCCAAAAGCTGCAGTCTGGAGCTTCGGCAAAATATTGTGAATCACCATGATTCTGGAATATTCACCGTGAGATCAAACATAGCTTAATGAACCAAAATTGTTACCTTGGTTCCATTGTCAAACAAGTTATGCTTGCAAAGTCTAGCATAAATATCCCTCTTCCCCAATTCAGCAACAGAACTACCAATATCATCCTCAAAAGCTTTTTCCACTATAAACTTATAATTCAAAGGCAATTTCGATTCCCAAACAAAATCAGCAAAAGAAGCATGACGAAATGCTCTATTCAATCCTGCTAACTTACATATATCTGGTggatccaaatacatcaacacCAATGCCACACAACTCTCTGGTATATCCCCAAGCCTTGGCCTCATAGAACCAGAATCCCCATCATCATATACACATGATG
Coding sequences within it:
- the LOC123898124 gene encoding F-box protein PP2-A13-like; this encodes MGANFSSCVYDDGDSGSMRPRLGDIPESCVALVLMYLDPPDICKLAGLNRAFRHASFADFVWESKLPLNYKFIVEKAFEDDIGSSVAELGKRDIYARLCKHNLFDNGTKEIWLDKRTGGVCMAISSKALRITGIDDRRYWNHISTEESRFHTVAYLHQIWWLQVEGDIDFQFPQGTYSVFFRLHLGRSSKKLGRRVCKTEHIHGWDIKPAKFQLTTSDGQRAVSHTHLDSPGHWILYHVGNFVSKNSNDLMNIKFSLTQIDCTHTKGGLCVDSVLICNSSDVRKEV